A genomic window from Gossypium hirsutum isolate 1008001.06 chromosome D10, Gossypium_hirsutum_v2.1, whole genome shotgun sequence includes:
- the LOC107915090 gene encoding major pollen allergen Bet v 1-A: MGVVSYEFEVTSPIAPARLFKAFVLEAAKVWPTAAPHAVKSVELEGDASPGSIVKITFVEGLPYQYMKHQIGGHDENNFSYSYSMIEGGPLGDKLEKISYENQFVAAADGGSICKSSIKYYTIGDYVITEDEIKTLIKGSEVVYKAIEAYLLANPDACN; this comes from the exons ATGGGTGTTGTGAGTTATGAGTTTGAGGTAACCTCCCCAATTGCTCCAGCCAGGCTTTTCAAGGCTTTTGTTCTTGAAGCTGCCAAGGTTTGGCCCACGGCTGCCCCTCATGCAGTCAAGAGTGTTGAGCTCGAAGGTGATGCTAGTCCTGGAAGTATTGTAAAGATCACCTTTGTTGAAG GCCTTCCATACCAATATATGAAGCACCAGATTGGGGGACACGACGAAAACAATTTTTCATACAGTTACAGTATGATTGAAGGTGGGCCTTTAGGGGACAAGCTTGAGAAAATCAGCTATGAGAACCAGTTTGTGGCAGCTGCAGATGGAGGAAGCATTTGCAAGAGCTCAATAAAATATTACACCATTGGCGACTATGTAATCACCGAAGATGAAATCAAGACTCTCATTAAAGGGAGTGAGGTAGTTTACAAGGCTATTGAAGCTTATCTTTTGGCAAACCCCGATGCCTGCAACTAA